One stretch of Psilocybe cubensis strain MGC-MH-2018 chromosome 6, whole genome shotgun sequence DNA includes these proteins:
- a CDS encoding Cell surface mannoprotein MP65, which produces MFHRTFTAIAITVLLSFTAPVLATNHMSGLAVSNSPGGTTTYGCRSQAQVCKCILLNSMPVSNQVIQWNQLANDAKSQGFKIIRIIGFDCNALDLASSAAASAGLQIMAGIYAQSGTIAASMTQINNDVQTFRAAYTKYGAGRYVGLTVGNEVQDSVGNIMAKVYDVRGYLGSVGVTTPVSTVHTWVDIRNNPALCGADFVGANAHAFYDGGVNSGQAGSFLYNTVKPALQAACPGKKIYITETGWPSRGSNNGNAAPSVPDEHNAISSINCAARDTSMTIFAFEYDDQLWKTGGAVEQSFGIFGKILPGDALNAC; this is translated from the exons ATGTTCCACAGGACCTTCACCGCCATCGCAATTACCGTTCTTCTCAGCTTCACGGCGCCTGTACTGGCGACTAACCATATGTCAGGCCTGGCTGTCTCGAACAGTCCAGGAGGAACGACGACCTATGGCTGCCGTTCTCAAGCTCAGGTATGTAAATGTATTTTGCTCAACTCGATGCCGGTTAGTAACCAAGTCATTCAGTGGAATCAACTGGCCAACGATGCCAAAAGCCAGGGATTCAAGATAATACGTATCATCGGGTTCGATTGCAATGCTCTTGACCTTGCATCTTCAGCTGCAGCCTCTGCAGGCCTCCAAATCATGGCAGGAATCTATGCACAATCT GGAACTATTGCAGCTAGCATGACCCAAATCAA CAATGATGTGCAAACATTCCGTGCAGCATACACTAAATATGGAGCAGGCCGATATGTCGGATTGACGGTTGGAAATGAG GTCCAAGATTCTGTTGGTAACATTATGGCAAAAGTATACGACGTCCGAG GGTACCTCGGATCGGTGGGCGTTACAACCCCCGTTTCCACTGTACACACTTGGGTTGACATTCGAAACAATCCCGCCCTGTGTGGTGCCGACTTTGTTGGGGCAAATGCACA TGCATTCTATGACGGAGGTGTAAATTCAGGGCAGGCTGGTAGCTTCCTTTACAACACTGTCAAACCCGCGTTGCAAGCTGCGTGCCCCGGAAAGAAGATATACATTACCGA GACTGGTTGGCCATCTCGAGGCAGCAATAATGGAAATGCAGCCCCATCCGTACCCGATGAGCACAACGCAATTTCCAGCATCAACTGTGCCGCTCGTGACACAAGCATGACAATATTTGCTTTCGAATACGATGACCAATTGTGGAAGACGGGTGGTGCCGTTGAACAGAGCTTCGGAATCTTCGGCAAAATCCTGCCAGGAGACGCTTTAAACGCATGCTAA